One Parasphingorhabdus cellanae genomic region harbors:
- a CDS encoding MFS transporter, producing MPGIKAEENEDAVSGQVVQRKFYGWHNAALLFAIQFAASGFVYFAYAAIFPAMVEAMDWNRGSASIAHSLSFLTLGLSYPLTAWMIGKWGVRLTLTSGLVMMLASLLLTIFFVTQIWHWTLAWGIVMGMAMALAGPLCGQTVVIQWFNVKRATVLGIIMTGNALGGFVAQPVLIRVMEEYDTWQSGWYVSGIAVIIALLLTQFIINRPADIGQHSDNIDPAAPQADARKAAPKPRTYRSEHSWTIRQVFRTRAVYFIMTVNITYLAIGTFLLTHGSLYLSDTGISKIQTASVVSLFIMASGLGRMPAGWLGDRFELRWLMAAMMAAMLFGFLLLWAAADFVGLSVAAFILGLCYGGFFALSPALTSNFFGQESFAKINSVFAPLLLPFVAMAPAGAGYIFDIYGSYDLAFLIGSVLLSLSLISAICLTPPHPETAKAA from the coding sequence TTGCCCGGTATAAAAGCCGAAGAGAATGAAGACGCGGTATCAGGCCAAGTTGTGCAGCGGAAATTTTATGGCTGGCATAACGCTGCGCTGTTATTTGCCATTCAGTTTGCCGCCTCTGGCTTTGTCTATTTCGCCTATGCGGCGATTTTTCCGGCGATGGTTGAAGCAATGGACTGGAACCGCGGTTCGGCCTCTATCGCGCACAGCCTCAGCTTTTTGACACTGGGCCTCAGCTATCCGCTTACTGCCTGGATGATCGGAAAATGGGGCGTGAGATTGACCCTGACATCGGGTCTGGTCATGATGCTGGCCAGTTTGTTGCTCACTATCTTTTTCGTCACACAGATTTGGCATTGGACGCTGGCCTGGGGCATCGTCATGGGCATGGCCATGGCGCTGGCCGGTCCGCTTTGCGGGCAAACGGTTGTCATTCAATGGTTTAACGTCAAGCGCGCAACTGTTTTGGGAATCATCATGACCGGCAATGCGCTTGGCGGATTTGTTGCCCAGCCCGTGCTTATTCGCGTCATGGAAGAATATGACACATGGCAGTCCGGTTGGTATGTCAGCGGGATTGCGGTCATCATCGCGCTTTTGCTGACCCAGTTTATCATCAACCGGCCGGCTGATATCGGACAGCATTCCGACAATATCGACCCGGCTGCACCACAGGCCGACGCCAGAAAAGCAGCACCCAAACCACGCACCTATCGCAGCGAGCATAGCTGGACCATCCGTCAGGTGTTTCGTACCCGTGCGGTTTATTTCATCATGACGGTCAACATTACTTATCTGGCCATCGGTACCTTTCTACTGACCCATGGTTCGCTTTATTTGTCAGATACCGGTATTTCCAAAATCCAGACAGCGTCGGTGGTTAGTCTGTTCATCATGGCCAGCGGACTGGGCCGGATGCCAGCGGGATGGCTCGGTGACCGATTTGAGCTGCGCTGGCTCATGGCCGCAATGATGGCGGCGATGCTATTCGGATTCCTATTGCTGTGGGCGGCCGCTGATTTCGTCGGCCTGAGCGTTGCCGCCTTTATATTGGGCCTGTGCTATGGCGGGTTTTTTGCCCTGTCCCCTGCCCTTACCAGCAATTTTTTCGGGCAGGAAAGCTTCGCCAAGATCAACTCGGTTTTCGCTCCGCTGTTGCTACCCTTTGTGGCGATGGCGCCGGCCGGTGCGGGCTATATTTTCGATATTTACGGCAGCTATGACCTTGCCTTCCTGATCGGTTCAGTCCTGCTCAGCCTGTCGCTGATCTCGGCGATTTGTTTGACACCGCCACATCCTGAAACGGCCAAAGCCGCCTAG
- the fumC gene encoding class II fumarate hydratase, which produces MTNTRTETDSIGPIEVPEDAYWGAQTQRSVENFPFPRHERMPIRLIHALATVKQAAARVNGIHGLDPEIAGAIAKAAEEVRSGAFDTQFPLTIWQTGSGTQTNMNVNEVIAGIANESLTGTRGGKDPVHPNDHVNRGQSSNDSFPTAMHVAAARALEVELFPALEQLHDALAEKAQDWKAIVKIGRTHLQDATPLTLGQEFSGYTAQLVAARDRIEALLPRLYQLAQGGTAVGTGLNAPENFGEHIAREIAKITGLNFTSAPNKFAEIAAHDTMVELSGALNTLAVSLTKIANDIRLLGSGPRSGLGELSLPANEPGSSIMPGKVNPTQCEMLTMVAAQMIGNHQAVTVGGIQGHLELNVFKPMIGANLLRTIEIASIGMSSFATRCVDGLEVNETRIAELVDNSLMLVTALAPVIGYDKAAKIAKYAHENGLSLRAAALALGLVDEKTYDAHVKPQDMTS; this is translated from the coding sequence ATGACCAACACCCGCACAGAAACCGATAGCATTGGCCCAATAGAAGTCCCTGAGGACGCCTATTGGGGCGCGCAGACACAGCGCAGTGTCGAGAACTTCCCCTTCCCCCGCCATGAGCGCATGCCGATCCGGCTGATCCATGCCTTGGCGACCGTGAAACAGGCGGCGGCACGGGTAAATGGTATTCATGGACTCGACCCCGAAATTGCCGGCGCAATCGCAAAAGCGGCTGAAGAAGTCCGCTCCGGGGCCTTTGATACGCAATTTCCGCTCACTATTTGGCAGACCGGATCCGGCACCCAGACGAATATGAATGTCAATGAAGTGATCGCGGGCATCGCCAACGAAAGTCTGACCGGCACCCGCGGCGGCAAGGATCCCGTCCATCCCAATGACCATGTCAATCGCGGCCAGTCGTCCAATGACAGTTTCCCCACCGCCATGCATGTTGCCGCCGCGCGAGCATTGGAAGTGGAGCTGTTTCCCGCACTGGAGCAATTGCATGATGCACTGGCGGAAAAAGCGCAGGACTGGAAAGCCATTGTCAAAATTGGTCGAACCCATTTGCAGGACGCGACCCCGCTAACGCTGGGTCAGGAATTTTCCGGCTATACCGCGCAGCTCGTCGCCGCGCGCGACAGGATCGAAGCCCTTCTGCCGCGCCTTTATCAACTGGCGCAGGGCGGGACAGCGGTAGGGACTGGCCTCAACGCACCGGAGAATTTCGGGGAGCATATCGCCCGTGAAATTGCCAAAATTACCGGATTAAACTTCACTTCAGCGCCCAATAAATTTGCCGAAATCGCTGCGCATGACACCATGGTAGAGCTATCCGGCGCATTGAACACGCTTGCCGTTTCGCTGACCAAAATTGCCAATGATATCCGTTTGCTCGGCTCCGGCCCGCGGTCCGGGCTTGGGGAACTCAGCCTGCCCGCCAATGAGCCGGGCAGCTCAATCATGCCCGGCAAAGTCAATCCCACCCAATGCGAGATGCTGACCATGGTCGCAGCCCAGATGATTGGCAACCATCAAGCAGTCACGGTGGGCGGGATACAGGGGCATCTGGAGCTCAATGTCTTCAAACCGATGATCGGTGCCAACCTCCTTCGCACCATCGAAATTGCATCCATCGGCATGTCGAGCTTTGCCACGCGCTGTGTCGACGGGCTGGAGGTGAATGAGACGCGCATTGCCGAACTGGTCGACAACTCATTGATGCTCGTCACCGCGCTCGCGCCAGTCATTGGCTATGACAAGGCAGCAAAAATAGCCAAATATGCTCATGAAAATGGTCTCAGCTTACGCGCGGCGGCGCTTGCTCTTGGTTTGGTTGACGAGAAAACCTATGATGCACATGTCAAGCCGCAGGATATGACAAGTTAA
- a CDS encoding AI-2E family transporter — MLQVRVSTIFFSVGITIMIGWLFYVGKDIILPIVTAIILLQILYAASAAVARIPGLGRSPMWLRATLALFGVILLLFVMTRMLVASLQTLVPSLPTYQTNLENLFAEWFPAQTETAAVKTDMGDMMASPSLMIDRGSEAVVKAVSEFTTKLLTEIDIAAIAQSVLSSLTSFGGFVFITILYASFMLSEITGFPAKVRRAFGSASESKDTLNMIARINHDIGSYLATKTLINIILGVICWVIMVVLGIEYAALWAIIIGLLNYIPYIGSIVGVAFPALFAVAQFGTLTVPLIATGLMTGAQVIIGNVVEPRMLSKSVNLSPMVVLVALSVWSTLWGIPGAILAVPFTTILMIILAGRKGTKPIAALLSSDGKV, encoded by the coding sequence ATGTTACAGGTCCGGGTCAGTACTATATTTTTCTCGGTCGGCATAACGATCATGATCGGTTGGCTATTCTATGTCGGCAAGGATATCATCCTGCCGATTGTGACCGCGATCATCCTGCTGCAGATATTATATGCTGCCAGTGCTGCCGTTGCCCGTATTCCCGGTCTGGGCCGTTCGCCGATGTGGCTGCGCGCGACATTGGCGTTATTCGGTGTGATCCTGCTGCTATTTGTAATGACCCGAATGCTGGTCGCGAGCTTGCAGACGCTGGTGCCGTCGCTACCAACCTATCAGACCAATCTGGAAAATTTGTTTGCAGAATGGTTCCCCGCGCAAACAGAAACGGCAGCGGTCAAAACCGACATGGGTGATATGATGGCATCGCCAAGCCTAATGATTGATCGTGGCAGCGAGGCAGTCGTCAAAGCGGTGAGCGAATTTACGACCAAGCTGCTGACCGAAATCGATATCGCCGCCATTGCCCAATCGGTATTATCGTCGCTGACCAGCTTTGGCGGTTTTGTGTTTATCACAATCCTCTATGCGTCTTTCATGCTCAGCGAGATTACGGGTTTTCCCGCTAAGGTGCGCCGGGCATTCGGAAGCGCGAGCGAGTCCAAAGATACGCTGAACATGATCGCCCGGATCAACCATGATATCGGCAGTTATCTGGCGACCAAGACATTGATCAACATCATATTGGGTGTGATCTGCTGGGTCATCATGGTGGTATTGGGCATAGAATATGCGGCGCTTTGGGCGATCATTATCGGGCTGCTCAACTATATTCCCTATATCGGTTCAATAGTCGGTGTTGCCTTTCCGGCCCTGTTCGCGGTCGCGCAGTTCGGGACGCTGACGGTGCCGCTAATTGCAACGGGCCTGATGACCGGGGCACAGGTGATTATCGGCAATGTCGTCGAACCACGTATGCTCAGCAAGTCAGTCAATCTCAGCCCGATGGTCGTGCTCGTCGCATTGTCGGTCTGGAGCACCTTATGGGGTATTCCGGGGGCCATATTGGCGGTGCCGTTCACGACCATATTGATGATCATATTGGCTGGCCGTAAAGGCACAAAGCCAATTGCGGCGCTGCTGTCGAGCGACGGTAAGGTCTAG
- a CDS encoding HD-GYP domain-containing protein, with translation MTVTDIMFQTFDQSNTDTSPATTIKLGEVLSAFSYALDLTQGQPQGHCIRACWIGTKIGSAINLREEDQRELYFTVLLKDLGCSSNAARICELYLADDLAVKRDYKLIDGKTKNVLQFVLSRTAADLPISQRISALANVIVNGAKLETDIIATRCIRGADIARKLRFSEDVAEGIAGLDEHWNGSGKPAMLKGEQIPLFSRIALIAQVADIFCMANGPDAAREEIEKRKGTWFDPDIANVFLDLAADETFWTELQSPDIETKVMALEPAKSEIPVTEAYLDDIAIAFGQVIDAKSPYTAGHSERVGKYATGIALRLGYNNGHIRKLRRAAILHDIGKLGVSNLILDKPAKLSDDEWDVMRGHSQHTAEILGRIAVFKEMAKIAGAHHERLDGTGYPNNLSADDICMDTRIITIADFYDALTSDRPYRPAMSRDEAMDIIRSERGKAIDETCFDALVSMVTKTVPKLPAGMAKSKN, from the coding sequence GTGACCGTTACAGACATAATGTTCCAGACTTTTGATCAAAGTAACACTGACACCAGCCCGGCCACGACGATCAAGCTGGGTGAAGTTTTAAGTGCCTTTAGCTATGCGCTTGATCTTACCCAAGGGCAGCCTCAAGGGCACTGCATAAGAGCTTGTTGGATAGGCACCAAGATCGGTTCAGCAATCAATCTCAGGGAAGAAGACCAGAGAGAATTATATTTCACGGTGTTGCTCAAAGACCTTGGATGCAGCAGCAATGCCGCCCGCATATGTGAACTATATCTTGCTGACGATTTGGCGGTTAAGCGAGACTATAAGCTGATCGATGGCAAAACAAAAAATGTGCTGCAGTTCGTGTTGTCCCGTACGGCCGCAGATCTACCCATCTCCCAGCGCATCAGCGCCCTTGCCAATGTCATCGTAAATGGGGCTAAACTGGAAACAGACATAATCGCGACCCGGTGCATACGCGGCGCCGATATTGCTCGTAAATTGCGCTTCAGCGAAGACGTTGCAGAAGGCATTGCCGGACTGGACGAACATTGGAATGGTTCGGGAAAACCAGCGATGCTTAAAGGCGAGCAGATCCCGTTATTCTCCAGAATAGCGCTGATTGCGCAAGTCGCTGATATATTCTGCATGGCCAATGGTCCCGATGCCGCGAGAGAGGAAATCGAAAAACGTAAAGGTACGTGGTTTGATCCGGACATTGCGAATGTGTTTCTTGACCTGGCGGCTGATGAGACGTTTTGGACAGAATTGCAGTCTCCCGATATCGAGACCAAAGTAATGGCTTTGGAGCCAGCCAAATCTGAAATCCCGGTAACGGAAGCCTATCTTGACGATATCGCTATAGCTTTTGGCCAAGTCATTGATGCAAAAAGCCCCTATACCGCCGGCCATAGCGAGCGGGTTGGCAAATATGCCACGGGCATCGCATTACGCCTGGGATATAATAATGGCCATATCAGAAAGCTCAGACGAGCCGCTATTCTGCACGATATAGGAAAACTGGGTGTAAGTAATCTCATTCTGGATAAACCTGCCAAGCTATCAGATGACGAGTGGGACGTCATGCGTGGTCACTCACAGCATACAGCTGAAATCCTGGGCCGTATTGCAGTGTTCAAGGAAATGGCCAAAATTGCCGGCGCACATCATGAACGATTGGACGGAACAGGATATCCGAACAATTTATCAGCGGATGATATCTGCATGGATACCCGCATCATTACTATCGCGGACTTCTATGATGCGCTGACATCTGATCGCCCTTACAGACCCGCGATGTCCCGAGATGAAGCGATGGATATTATCCGATCAGAACGCGGCAAAGCGATTGATGAAACCTGTTTTGATGCGCTGGTGTCAATGGTCACCAAAACCGTTCCCAAACTTCCTGCTGGAATGGCCAAAAGCAAAAATTGA
- the hisB gene encoding imidazoleglycerol-phosphate dehydratase HisB, whose product MRTATIERNTKETEIFVELNLDGTGQYDVSTGIGFLDHMIEQFSRHSLIDLTLRVKGDLHVDQHHTTEDSAIAVGQAIGQALGDKAGIVRYGSTYSPMDETLSRVALDISGRPWLVWKAGFTQERLGEMDTELFKHWFHSVADAAGITLHIELLYGENNHHIAESIFKGFARAMRQAVERDPRKGDAIPSTKGQLGG is encoded by the coding sequence ATGAGAACAGCGACCATAGAGCGAAACACCAAGGAAACCGAGATTTTCGTCGAGTTGAATCTGGACGGAACCGGGCAATATGACGTGTCGACCGGCATTGGCTTTCTCGACCATATGATCGAGCAATTTTCGCGCCACTCGCTGATTGACCTGACGCTGCGGGTCAAGGGTGATCTGCATGTCGATCAGCATCACACGACCGAAGATAGTGCCATTGCGGTCGGGCAGGCGATTGGTCAGGCGCTGGGCGACAAGGCCGGGATCGTGCGCTATGGCAGCACCTATTCCCCGATGGACGAGACATTGAGCCGCGTTGCGTTGGATATTTCCGGGCGGCCGTGGCTGGTCTGGAAGGCTGGCTTTACCCAGGAACGGCTGGGTGAGATGGACACGGAGCTGTTCAAGCACTGGTTCCATAGCGTCGCCGATGCCGCTGGCATCACGCTGCATATCGAGCTGCTTTATGGTGAGAATAACCACCATATTGCCGAGAGCATCTTCAAAGGCTTTGCCCGCGCGATGCGGCAAGCGGTGGAGCGTGACCCGCGCAAAGGAGATGCGATTCCTTCGACCAAAGGGCAGCTTGGTGGATAA
- a CDS encoding SspB family protein codes for MNDSAPDSLIPYDEIVQEALRAVVGRVLGEVEANGLPGDHHFYITFKTRAPGVDIPDHLIAKFPDEMTIVLQNRYWDLSVSEDRFEVGLSFNQISSMLHIPFAAITSFVDPAVDFALQFQVDEVEGDLDSHEPAQNDGDQEAVETVDDGSNVVTVDFGKKK; via the coding sequence ATGAACGACAGTGCCCCCGATAGCCTGATTCCTTATGATGAAATAGTGCAGGAAGCGCTGCGCGCTGTGGTCGGCCGGGTGTTGGGCGAAGTGGAGGCCAATGGCCTGCCCGGCGATCATCATTTCTACATCACGTTCAAGACCCGTGCACCGGGTGTCGATATACCCGATCATCTGATCGCGAAATTCCCGGATGAAATGACCATCGTGCTGCAAAATCGCTATTGGGATCTGTCGGTTAGCGAGGATCGGTTCGAGGTCGGATTAAGCTTTAATCAGATCAGTTCGATGCTGCATATTCCATTTGCTGCGATCACCTCCTTTGTTGATCCGGCGGTTGATTTTGCCCTGCAATTCCAGGTGGATGAGGTCGAAGGCGATCTCGACAGCCATGAACCGGCGCAAAATGACGGCGATCAAGAAGCAGTTGAGACAGTCGATGATGGCTCCAACGTTGTAACGGTGGACTTCGGCAAGAAAAAATAG
- a CDS encoding DUF2585 domain-containing protein, whose product MTILSRNYVLAAAGLAILALAILFGMDRPPICECGNVKLWHGAVQSAENSQHLSDWYTFSHIIHGFLFYGLGYWLFRKKPEAARLGLSLCLAVFIEGFWEILENSPIIINRYREATFAFGYAGDSIINSMADIGWMTLGFFAARRMPVMGTVIVAVIFELLALYAIRDNLTLNVLMLTFPIEAVKKWQGAV is encoded by the coding sequence ATGACGATCTTATCACGCAATTATGTGCTGGCTGCGGCCGGTTTGGCGATACTCGCGCTTGCAATATTGTTCGGCATGGACAGGCCGCCCATTTGTGAGTGCGGCAACGTCAAACTTTGGCACGGTGCAGTGCAGTCGGCGGAAAATAGCCAGCATCTTTCCGACTGGTATACGTTCAGCCATATCATTCACGGCTTTCTGTTTTATGGCCTCGGCTATTGGTTATTCCGTAAAAAGCCAGAGGCGGCACGCCTTGGGCTGTCTTTATGCTTGGCCGTATTTATCGAAGGGTTTTGGGAAATTCTCGAAAACTCGCCAATCATTATCAATCGCTATCGTGAGGCAACTTTTGCATTTGGCTATGCCGGGGATAGTATCATCAATTCAATGGCAGACATTGGCTGGATGACACTTGGCTTTTTCGCAGCCCGGCGGATGCCCGTGATGGGGACGGTGATTGTCGCGGTGATTTTTGAGCTGCTCGCGCTCTACGCCATTCGGGATAATCTGACCCTGAATGTGTTGATGCTGACTTTCCCGATTGAGGCGGTCAAGAAGTGGCAAGGCGCGGTTTAG
- a CDS encoding mechanosensitive ion channel family protein: MANNSAAAEVTEEFAEKTQGSIEILMGQLAAMWEGLIALVPSMLIALVVLLITWIIARFAVKIADRITGKTDMRPSLRQLVETVVRIAIWVIGLMIALTILLPGLTPASLIAGLGFGAVAIGFAFQDIFENFMAGILIMLREKMRIGDYIECEGVEGRVEFIALRETHIRKLDKELTIVPNAILFKNPVKILTDVEKRRHEVVAGVSYDTDLEQARDVIFKAVESADHVDKDEPIDVFAREFNSSSVDFTVRWWSGSQPRDMHESRDTVIRAIKRALDDAGIEIPFPYVTHTFKEPVPFAGGDE; the protein is encoded by the coding sequence ATGGCTAATAATAGTGCAGCAGCAGAAGTTACCGAGGAATTTGCAGAAAAAACCCAAGGATCGATAGAAATCCTGATGGGGCAGTTGGCCGCGATGTGGGAAGGGCTAATCGCCTTGGTGCCCAGCATGTTGATCGCTCTTGTGGTGCTTCTCATTACATGGATTATTGCGCGTTTCGCTGTAAAAATTGCGGACCGGATAACCGGAAAAACCGACATGCGGCCGTCGCTGCGACAATTGGTCGAAACGGTTGTGCGCATTGCCATTTGGGTGATCGGCCTGATGATCGCCCTCACCATCCTGCTGCCGGGCTTGACCCCGGCCAGCCTGATCGCCGGCCTTGGTTTCGGCGCGGTTGCGATTGGTTTTGCTTTTCAGGACATTTTTGAAAATTTCATGGCCGGCATTCTTATCATGCTGCGCGAGAAGATGCGCATTGGTGATTATATCGAGTGCGAAGGCGTAGAAGGCAGAGTGGAATTTATCGCTCTGCGCGAGACCCATATTCGCAAGCTGGATAAGGAACTGACGATTGTTCCCAATGCTATCCTATTCAAAAATCCGGTAAAAATTCTCACAGATGTTGAGAAACGGCGGCATGAGGTGGTTGCCGGGGTTTCCTATGATACGGATCTCGAACAGGCACGCGACGTAATCTTCAAAGCTGTTGAGAGCGCAGATCATGTGGATAAGGACGAACCAATTGACGTTTTTGCACGTGAATTTAATTCCAGCTCCGTCGATTTTACCGTCCGCTGGTGGTCTGGATCACAACCGCGCGATATGCATGAAAGCCGGGACACGGTAATTCGTGCCATTAAACGCGCCTTGGACGACGCTGGTATAGAAATCCCGTTCCCTTATGTTACCCACACATTCAAGGAACCCGTGCCGTTTGCTGGAGGTGACGAATAG
- a CDS encoding PilZ domain-containing protein, translating into MASESQTADLEDFGASETRDIGEDRRKSDRQITVFRLAKIQSGVAEGWGFIKNISNDGVMIEIHPGFKLDDTAKVVLTDNLELVGKVRWRKGALVGMQFSSGINVSELLATLTVRNKYQPARLPRVRMTRPVFLRIGSTLARGEICDISPAGARINTRCACQIGNRLILSVPELGEIAGTVRWQKGPEIGIKFQERVSVPQITDWLGNYYTNGTITNNEMSETGG; encoded by the coding sequence ATGGCCAGCGAAAGCCAAACGGCGGATCTTGAGGACTTTGGTGCCAGCGAGACGAGAGATATCGGCGAGGACCGGCGCAAGAGTGATCGCCAGATCACGGTATTTCGCCTGGCAAAAATCCAATCCGGTGTGGCGGAAGGATGGGGCTTCATAAAGAACATCTCAAATGATGGCGTGATGATTGAGATACATCCCGGCTTTAAACTGGATGATACGGCAAAAGTTGTACTAACCGATAACTTGGAGCTGGTGGGCAAGGTTCGTTGGCGCAAAGGCGCGCTGGTTGGCATGCAATTTAGCAGCGGGATCAACGTTTCCGAATTGCTGGCCACTTTGACGGTCCGTAACAAATACCAACCCGCGCGATTACCACGCGTCCGCATGACACGACCGGTATTTTTAAGGATCGGATCGACGTTGGCCAGAGGCGAAATTTGCGATATTTCCCCCGCTGGAGCCCGTATCAATACCCGTTGTGCCTGCCAGATTGGAAACCGATTGATCCTGTCGGTTCCGGAATTGGGCGAGATAGCGGGTACGGTCCGATGGCAAAAAGGTCCTGAAATTGGTATTAAATTCCAAGAGCGGGTTTCGGTACCGCAAATAACCGACTGGCTAGGGAATTATTACACCAATGGAACCATAACAAATAACGAAATGAGTGAGACTGGCGGGTAA
- the gmk gene encoding guanylate kinase gives MADDISSLPHDELSRRGLLFVLSSPSGAGKSTLARMLLEADEQIAMSVSVTTRPQRPGEDHGKDYYFVSGDEFEEMVADNAFLEYATVFGNRYATPAAPVQKNLEEGQDVLFDIDWQGTQQLYQRAGEDVVRIFILPPSLAELRERLEARATDSNEIIDSRMQRATSEISHWDGYDYVLINDDLDACFAKVKQILATERMRRSRQTGLIGFVRDLVAQER, from the coding sequence ATGGCCGACGATATTTCTTCTCTTCCGCATGACGAACTGAGCCGCCGCGGCCTGCTATTCGTCCTCTCCTCACCTTCTGGCGCCGGTAAATCGACGCTTGCACGTATGCTGTTGGAAGCGGATGAGCAAATTGCCATGTCCGTATCTGTCACCACCCGGCCGCAGCGTCCTGGTGAAGACCATGGCAAAGATTATTATTTTGTTTCGGGCGATGAATTTGAAGAAATGGTCGCCGACAACGCCTTCCTGGAATATGCGACGGTATTCGGCAATCGCTATGCGACCCCTGCCGCTCCGGTGCAGAAAAATCTCGAAGAAGGTCAGGACGTCTTGTTCGATATTGATTGGCAGGGGACCCAGCAACTTTATCAACGCGCTGGTGAAGATGTTGTGCGCATCTTTATACTGCCGCCTTCGCTAGCTGAGTTGCGAGAACGACTGGAGGCGAGAGCCACCGACAGCAACGAGATAATTGACAGCCGCATGCAACGCGCGACCAGCGAAATCAGCCATTGGGACGGCTATGACTATGTCCTGATCAATGATGACCTCGATGCCTGCTTTGCCAAGGTGAAACAGATTTTGGCCACCGAGCGCATGCGCCGGTCGCGGCAGACAGGATTAATTGGCTTTGTCAGGGATTTGGTCGCGCAAGAGCGGTAG